Proteins encoded by one window of Rariglobus hedericola:
- a CDS encoding shikimate kinase, with protein sequence MQSSDVNLYLVGFMGTGKTTIGRIVAHRLGFALLDSDHEIERKQGKSIPQIFATDGEAAFRAMEKEFVDGGHQRKRTVVACGGGLVVQPGNLEVLRESGVVICLHASLDTILRRTQGNRNRPLLDVDDPMERIRTLYAIREPIYNQAGTVILTDGRPMLDIVQHVLRAYRREASEFARSAAAKAKHGR encoded by the coding sequence ATGCAATCCAGCGACGTTAATCTCTATTTGGTAGGCTTCATGGGCACGGGCAAGACCACCATCGGTCGCATCGTGGCCCACCGGCTGGGCTTTGCCCTGCTCGACAGCGACCACGAGATCGAGCGCAAGCAGGGGAAATCCATCCCGCAGATCTTCGCAACCGACGGGGAAGCGGCATTTCGAGCGATGGAAAAAGAATTCGTGGACGGTGGTCATCAGCGCAAACGCACCGTCGTGGCCTGCGGCGGCGGACTGGTCGTGCAGCCCGGAAACTTGGAGGTGTTGCGCGAATCGGGCGTGGTGATCTGCCTTCATGCTTCTTTGGACACGATTTTACGCCGGACGCAGGGCAATCGCAACCGGCCGTTGCTCGATGTGGACGACCCAATGGAGCGCATCCGCACGCTCTACGCGATTCGTGAACCGATCTACAATCAAGCGGGCACCGTGATACTGACCGACGGGCGTCCGATGCTCGATATCGTGCAGCATGTGTTGCGTGCCTACCGCCGTGAAGCGTCGGAATTTGCGCGTTCGGCGGCGGCGAAGGCGAAGCATGGCCGTTGA